In Pseudomonas sp. DNDY-54, a genomic segment contains:
- a CDS encoding sensor histidine kinase, protein MQTSFSLSQLILISVAYLLVLFGVAWVSERGLIPRWVIRHPLTYTLSLGVYASAWAFYGTVGLAYQYGYGFLATYLGVCGAFLLAPVLLYPILRITRTYQLASLADLFAFRFRSTWSGALTTIVMLIGMLPLLALQIQAVADAIGILTLEPLQERVALGYCVMIMLFTILFGARHIATREKHEGLVFAIAFESVVKLLTFGAIGLYALFVVFGGPHQLEIWLLQNQSALQALHTPLQEGPWRTLLLVFFASAIVMPHMYHMTFTENLNPRALVSASWGLPLYLLLMSLAVPLILWAGLKLGVSTNPEYFTLGLGITAQSEALTLLAFVGGLSASSGLIIVSTLALSGMALNHLVLPLYQPPTEGNIYRWLKWTRRSLILAIIMAGYGFYLMLGAEQDLSNLGIVAFVATLQFLPGVLSVLYWPTANRRGYIVGLLAGIAVWVVTMLLPLVGNLDGFYIPLFNVVYVLDDTSWHLAAIASLAVNVLAFSLFSLFTETSAEEQAAAEACAVENVRRPQRRELAAASPQEFATQLAKPLGAKTAQREVEQALRDLQLPFDEHRPYALRRLRDRIEANLSGLMGPSVAQDIVENFLSYKNGAEGYITEDIHFIESRLEDYHSRLTGLAAELDALRRYHRQTLQELPMGVCSLAKDQEILMWNRALEELTEIPALQVVGSRLSTIAEPWQSLLADFIQQRDEHLHKQRLQLDGHSRCLNLHKAAIAEPLAPGNSGLVLLIEDLTETQQLEDRLVHSERLASIGRLAAGVAHEIGNPITGIACLAQNLREEREADGEIIEISNQIVEQTKRVSRIVQSLMSFAHAGGRQQDLYPVSLAEVAQDAIALLSLNRSGTDVHFFNLCDPSHLAEGDPQRLAQVLINLLSNARDASESGGAIRVRSEQSEQTVYLIVEDEGSGIPQSIKDRLFEPFFTTKDPGEGTGLGLALVYSIVEEHYGQINIDSPADPETQRGTRFRITLPRHVEATDAID, encoded by the coding sequence ATGCAGACGAGCTTTAGCCTTAGCCAACTGATTCTGATCAGCGTCGCTTACCTGCTGGTGCTGTTCGGAGTGGCCTGGGTCAGCGAGCGCGGCCTGATACCACGCTGGGTCATTCGCCACCCCTTGACCTACACCCTGTCTCTGGGCGTCTACGCCAGTGCCTGGGCGTTTTATGGAACCGTTGGCCTGGCCTATCAGTATGGCTACGGCTTCCTCGCGACATACCTGGGTGTCTGCGGCGCCTTCTTGCTTGCGCCGGTGCTGCTCTACCCAATCCTGCGCATCACCCGAACCTATCAGCTGGCCTCGCTGGCGGATCTGTTTGCCTTCCGCTTCCGCAGCACCTGGAGCGGCGCGCTGACCACGATCGTCATGCTGATTGGCATGCTGCCGCTGCTGGCTTTGCAGATCCAGGCGGTAGCCGATGCCATCGGCATCCTCACGCTCGAGCCCCTGCAGGAGCGAGTGGCGCTGGGCTACTGCGTGATGATCATGCTGTTCACCATTTTGTTCGGCGCCCGCCATATCGCAACACGGGAGAAACACGAAGGCCTGGTGTTCGCCATCGCCTTCGAATCGGTGGTCAAGCTGCTGACGTTCGGCGCCATCGGCCTCTACGCGCTTTTCGTGGTGTTCGGCGGCCCACATCAACTGGAAATCTGGTTGCTGCAAAACCAGTCAGCCTTGCAGGCCTTGCATACGCCGCTCCAGGAAGGCCCCTGGCGGACCCTGCTGTTGGTGTTCTTTGCGTCGGCCATTGTCATGCCCCACATGTACCACATGACCTTTACTGAGAATCTCAACCCACGCGCCCTGGTCAGTGCGAGCTGGGGTCTGCCGCTGTATCTGCTGTTGATGAGCCTCGCCGTGCCGCTGATCCTCTGGGCCGGACTGAAACTCGGCGTTAGCACCAATCCGGAATACTTCACCCTTGGCCTGGGCATCACGGCACAGAGCGAGGCGCTCACGCTGTTGGCCTTTGTGGGTGGGCTATCGGCCTCGAGCGGCCTGATCATTGTCAGCACCCTGGCCCTGTCGGGAATGGCCCTCAACCACTTGGTACTGCCGCTTTACCAGCCGCCGACCGAGGGCAACATCTATCGATGGCTGAAATGGACGCGCCGCAGCCTGATCCTGGCGATCATCATGGCCGGCTACGGCTTCTATTTAATGCTAGGTGCCGAACAGGATCTATCGAATCTGGGCATTGTCGCCTTCGTCGCGACGCTGCAGTTCCTGCCCGGCGTGCTCTCGGTGCTCTACTGGCCGACCGCCAACCGTCGCGGTTACATCGTCGGCCTGCTGGCTGGCATTGCGGTCTGGGTCGTCACCATGCTGTTGCCGCTGGTGGGCAACCTCGATGGCTTCTACATCCCGTTGTTCAACGTCGTCTACGTGCTTGACGACACCAGCTGGCACCTGGCAGCGATCGCGTCTCTGGCGGTGAACGTGTTGGCGTTCTCGCTGTTCTCGCTGTTCACCGAAACCAGCGCAGAGGAACAGGCCGCGGCCGAAGCCTGCGCCGTGGAGAATGTCCGTCGACCACAGCGCCGTGAGCTGGCAGCCGCCTCGCCGCAAGAATTCGCCACCCAGCTGGCCAAGCCGCTGGGCGCCAAGACCGCGCAGCGCGAGGTGGAACAGGCGCTGCGGGATCTGCAGCTGCCGTTCGACGAACATCGTCCCTATGCCTTGCGCCGGCTGCGCGACCGCATCGAGGCGAACTTGTCAGGCTTGATGGGCCCGAGCGTTGCGCAGGATATCGTCGAGAACTTTCTCTCCTACAAGAACGGGGCTGAGGGCTACATCACCGAAGATATCCATTTCATTGAGAGCCGCCTGGAGGACTATCACTCGCGCCTCACCGGCCTGGCCGCGGAGCTCGATGCGCTGCGCCGTTACCATCGGCAGACCCTGCAGGAATTGCCTATGGGCGTCTGCTCGCTGGCCAAGGATCAGGAGATTCTGATGTGGAATCGCGCGCTGGAGGAGCTCACCGAAATCCCGGCGCTGCAAGTGGTGGGGTCGCGCCTGTCGACCATTGCCGAACCCTGGCAGAGCCTACTCGCTGACTTCATTCAGCAGCGCGACGAACACCTGCACAAACAACGCTTGCAACTGGACGGGCACAGCCGCTGCCTGAACCTGCACAAGGCCGCAATCGCCGAGCCGCTGGCGCCCGGCAACAGCGGCCTGGTACTGCTGATCGAAGACCTCACCGAAACCCAGCAGCTGGAAGACCGGCTGGTGCACTCCGAACGGCTGGCCAGCATCGGACGACTGGCCGCCGGTGTCGCCCACGAGATTGGCAACCCAATCACCGGCATCGCCTGCCTGGCGCAAAACCTGCGCGAGGAGCGCGAAGCGGATGGCGAAATCATCGAAATCAGCAACCAGATCGTCGAACAGACCAAGCGGGTTTCGCGCATCGTCCAGTCGCTGATGAGCTTCGCTCACGCGGGCGGGCGGCAACAAGACCTGTACCCGGTGAGCCTGGCAGAGGTCGCGCAGGATGCGATCGCCCTCCTCTCGCTCAACCGAAGCGGCACCGATGTGCACTTTTTCAACCTCTGTGACCCCAGCCATCTGGCCGAAGGCGATCCGCAGCGTCTCGCTCAAGTTCTGATCAACCTGCTCTCCAATGCCCGTGATGCGTCGGAGTCCGGCGGCGCGATACGGGTGCGCAGCGAGCAGTCAGAGCAGACTGTTTACCTCATCGTCGAAGACGAAGGCAGCGGGATTCCGCAATCGATTAAGGACCGGCTGTTCGAGCCCTTCTTCACCACCAAAGACCCAGGCGAAGGGACCGGGCTGGGGCTTGCGCTGGTCTATTCGATCGTTGAAGAGCATTATGGGCAGATCAATATCGACAGTCCGGCAGACCCAGAAACCCAACGCGGCACCCGTTTCCGCATCACCCTGCCGCGACATGTCGAGGCGACAGATGCCATTGACTGA
- the gluQRS gene encoding tRNA glutamyl-Q(34) synthetase GluQRS, with product MPPTVTPSSAYVGRFAPTPSGYLHFGSLTAALASYLDARAAGGRWLLRMEDIDPPREMTGAQHAILQALEAYGFEWDGQMVRQSERLDSYNAVVDRLRQDGHAYACNCSRKQLEPFGGHYPGFCRDAGREMENAAVRLRVPDGEYGFTDRLQGEFRQHLARDVGDFVIRRRDGLIAYQLAVVLDDAWQGVTDIVRGADLLDSTPRQLYLQALLGLPQPRYLHVPLIIQPDGHKLGKRYRSPPLQPEEATPLLLRALRALGQPTESALDDALPCEILAWAITHWDATRVPRCRSLAEAQLR from the coding sequence ATGCCCCCAACCGTTACGCCCTCTTCAGCCTATGTCGGTCGCTTCGCCCCGACACCTAGCGGCTACCTGCATTTCGGCTCGCTGACCGCTGCCCTCGCCTCTTATCTCGACGCCCGCGCCGCCGGGGGCCGCTGGCTGCTGCGCATGGAAGACATCGATCCGCCACGGGAGATGACCGGCGCACAGCACGCCATCCTTCAGGCACTGGAAGCCTACGGGTTCGAGTGGGATGGGCAGATGGTGCGCCAGAGCGAACGCCTGGACAGTTACAACGCCGTGGTTGATCGTCTTAGACAGGACGGCCATGCCTACGCCTGCAATTGCTCGCGCAAGCAACTTGAGCCCTTCGGCGGCCACTATCCGGGGTTCTGCCGCGATGCCGGCCGGGAGATGGAGAATGCCGCCGTCCGCCTGCGCGTGCCTGACGGCGAGTACGGCTTCACAGATCGGCTGCAGGGTGAGTTCCGCCAGCACCTCGCCCGGGACGTCGGTGATTTCGTCATTCGCCGTCGCGACGGACTGATCGCATACCAGCTCGCTGTAGTGCTTGACGATGCCTGGCAAGGGGTAACCGATATCGTCCGCGGGGCCGACTTGCTCGACTCCACACCGCGTCAGCTTTACCTGCAGGCGCTGCTCGGTCTCCCGCAGCCGCGGTACCTTCACGTCCCCCTGATCATTCAGCCGGACGGCCATAAGCTCGGCAAACGCTACCGCTCCCCGCCGCTGCAGCCAGAGGAGGCGACCCCACTGTTACTCCGCGCGCTGCGTGCCCTCGGCCAGCCAACCGAAAGCGCGCTGGACGACGCACTGCCGTGCGAGATACTGGCTTGGGCGATCACGCACTGGGATGCCACACGTGTCCCGCGCTGCCGCAGCCTGGCCGAGGCGCAGTTGCGCTGA
- the dksA gene encoding RNA polymerase-binding protein DksA, with protein sequence MPITKTTNSNQLIRAFVPYKESKGEEYMSDKMRAHFTGILNKWKLELMEEVDRTVHHMQDEAANFPDPADRASQEEEFSLELRARDRERKLIKKIDETLQLIEDNEYGWCDSCGVEIGIRRLEARPTATLCIDCKTLAEIKEKQIGS encoded by the coding sequence ATGCCCATTACCAAAACGACAAATAGCAACCAACTGATTCGCGCCTTCGTGCCCTACAAAGAGTCCAAGGGCGAGGAGTACATGAGCGACAAGATGCGCGCTCATTTCACCGGCATCCTCAACAAGTGGAAGCTGGAGCTGATGGAAGAAGTCGATCGCACTGTGCATCACATGCAGGACGAAGCGGCCAATTTCCCTGACCCGGCGGACCGCGCCAGCCAGGAAGAAGAGTTCAGTCTGGAGCTGCGTGCCCGCGATCGCGAGCGCAAGCTGATCAAAAAGATCGACGAGACGCTGCAGCTGATCGAAGACAACGAATACGGCTGGTGCGATTCCTGCGGCGTTGAGATCGGCATTCGCCGTCTGGAAGCCCGTCCCACCGCCACGCTGTGCATCGACTGCAAGACGCTGGCGGAGATCAAGGAAAAGCAGATCGGTTCCTGA
- a CDS encoding pyridoxal phosphate-dependent aminotransferase, translating into MTSSYSARSRAIEPFHVMALLARANELQASGRDVIHLEIGEPDFTTAAPIVAAGQAALAAGHTRYTAARGLPQLREAIAGFYATRYQLSIDPERVLITPGGSGALLLTSSLLVDPGKHWLLADPGYPCNRHFLRLIEGAAQLVPVGADVRYQLTPDLVERYWDKDSVGALVASPANPTGTLLSRDELAALSAALKGRGGHLVVDEIYHGLTYGTDAASVLEVDDAAFVLNSFSKYFGMTGWRLGWLVAPPEAVSELEKLAQNLYISAPTMAQHAALACFEPATLEILEARRAEFARRRDFLLPALRELGFGIAVEPEGAFYLYADISAFGGDAYSFCQHMLETQFVAITPGLDFGRHQAGHHVRFAYTQDLPKLQQAVERIAHGLRSWKG; encoded by the coding sequence ATGACCTCGTCATATAGCGCGCGTAGTCGTGCAATCGAACCCTTTCATGTCATGGCATTGCTGGCGCGTGCCAACGAACTTCAGGCATCGGGACGTGATGTGATTCACCTTGAAATCGGTGAGCCGGACTTCACTACTGCCGCGCCAATCGTCGCGGCCGGCCAGGCTGCCCTTGCAGCGGGTCACACCCGCTACACCGCAGCCCGCGGCCTGCCGCAACTCCGTGAAGCGATTGCCGGTTTCTACGCCACGCGATACCAACTGTCTATTGACCCCGAACGGGTGCTGATTACTCCCGGCGGATCCGGTGCGCTTCTTCTTACGAGCAGCTTGCTGGTCGACCCCGGCAAGCACTGGCTCCTGGCGGACCCTGGTTACCCGTGCAATCGGCACTTTCTGCGCCTGATCGAAGGCGCCGCGCAGCTGGTCCCGGTGGGCGCCGACGTTCGCTACCAATTGACGCCCGATCTGGTGGAGCGGTATTGGGACAAGGACAGCGTCGGTGCGCTGGTCGCTTCGCCGGCCAATCCCACGGGGACGTTGCTGTCACGGGATGAACTGGCGGCCCTGTCCGCGGCATTGAAAGGGCGCGGCGGCCATCTGGTGGTGGATGAGATTTACCATGGCCTCACCTACGGCACCGATGCGGCCAGCGTGCTGGAAGTGGACGATGCCGCCTTCGTACTGAACAGCTTCTCGAAGTATTTCGGCATGACGGGTTGGCGTCTCGGCTGGCTAGTCGCACCGCCGGAGGCTGTGAGCGAGCTGGAGAAGCTCGCGCAGAATCTCTACATCAGTGCACCGACCATGGCCCAGCATGCCGCGCTGGCCTGTTTCGAGCCGGCCACGCTGGAAATCTTGGAAGCGCGCCGGGCCGAGTTCGCGCGCCGTCGGGACTTCCTGTTGCCTGCCTTGCGCGAATTGGGGTTTGGAATTGCCGTGGAGCCTGAAGGTGCTTTCTATCTGTACGCCGATATCAGTGCGTTCGGGGGCGACGCCTATTCCTTTTGCCAGCACATGCTGGAAACCCAGTTCGTGGCGATTACCCCGGGGCTCGATTTCGGACGCCATCAGGCTGGGCACCATGTCCGGTTCGCCTATACCCAGGATCTGCCGAAGTTGCAGCAGGCCGTTGAGCGTATTGCTCATGGTCTGCGGAGCTGGAAAGGCTGA
- the sfsA gene encoding DNA/RNA nuclease SfsA, with translation MRFTTPLEQGRLVRRYKRFLADVVTDAGEHLCIHCPNTGSMLNCMGEGARVWFQRNNDPKRKLPGTWEIVETPQGRLACVNTARANRLVEEALLAGVITELAGFTALKREVAYGVENSRVDFRLDYPTGPAFVEVKSVTLGFGHTAVAAFPDAVTTRGARHLRELAALARDGVRAVQLYCVNLTGVEAVRPASEIDPQYAAALHDAQASGVEVLAYGVVLSPDEIRLAHPLPVVMRE, from the coding sequence ATGCGGTTTACCACGCCGCTCGAGCAGGGCCGGCTCGTCCGGCGTTACAAGCGCTTTCTCGCCGACGTGGTCACAGATGCTGGCGAGCACCTGTGTATCCATTGTCCGAATACCGGCTCGATGCTCAACTGCATGGGGGAGGGCGCGCGGGTCTGGTTTCAGCGCAATAACGATCCCAAACGCAAGCTGCCCGGTACCTGGGAGATAGTGGAAACACCGCAGGGGCGCCTGGCGTGCGTCAATACGGCCCGCGCCAACCGATTGGTCGAGGAGGCATTGCTCGCCGGGGTGATCACGGAGCTGGCCGGTTTCACCGCGCTGAAGCGTGAGGTGGCGTATGGCGTTGAAAATAGCCGGGTGGATTTCCGTCTGGACTACCCCACTGGGCCGGCGTTCGTTGAAGTGAAAAGCGTGACGTTGGGCTTTGGTCATACCGCCGTTGCCGCCTTTCCGGATGCGGTAACCACCCGCGGCGCGCGTCACCTGCGCGAACTGGCGGCGCTGGCGCGGGACGGCGTGCGCGCGGTGCAGCTGTACTGTGTGAACCTGACCGGCGTCGAGGCGGTACGCCCAGCAAGTGAGATCGACCCGCAGTATGCCGCTGCGTTGCACGACGCACAGGCCTCGGGCGTCGAGGTGCTGGCGTATGGCGTTGTGCTGTCGCCGGACGAAATCCGGCTCGCGCACCCATTGCCTGTGGTGATGCGGGAGTGA
- a CDS encoding sorbosone dehydrogenase family protein — protein sequence MSPRYVCLLGAVLVTLTGCGDTASLPVQSGYGPDPALPEPHQTLLPTVNIAKATGWTEGAKPHAAPGFRVEAFATALDHPRWLYVLPNGDVLVAESDAPPKPESGGIRGWIMKKVMARAGSGGKSANRITLLRDKDGDGTPEQRTVFLEGLNSPFGMALVGDQFYVANTDTLLRFPYKEGTTRIEAVGEKVVDLPAGPINHHWTKNVIANKDGTRLYVTSGSNSNVAENGMEAEVNRAAILEIDPEQETLRLFASGLRNPNGLAWQPDSGELWTTVNERDLIGSDLVPDYMTSVQDGGFYGWPYSYFGQHVDERVEPPRPDLVAKALVPDYALGAHTASLGLAFYEGSRLPERYRNGAFIGQHGSWNRKPRSGYKVVFVPFRAGQPSGEAEDILTGFVSSDEEAMGRPVGVAIDRTGAILVADDVGNTIWRVTPIGR from the coding sequence ATGTCACCCCGCTATGTTTGTCTACTAGGCGCTGTGCTGGTCACACTGACCGGCTGCGGCGACACCGCCAGTCTGCCGGTTCAATCAGGCTACGGACCCGACCCAGCTCTTCCGGAGCCGCACCAAACACTGCTACCCACCGTCAATATCGCCAAGGCTACCGGCTGGACGGAGGGCGCGAAGCCACACGCAGCGCCGGGCTTTCGTGTCGAAGCCTTCGCGACTGCCCTCGATCACCCGCGCTGGTTGTACGTGCTGCCCAATGGCGACGTGCTGGTGGCCGAAAGCGATGCGCCACCCAAGCCTGAGAGTGGCGGTATTCGCGGCTGGATCATGAAAAAGGTCATGGCTCGCGCCGGCTCGGGCGGCAAAAGCGCCAACCGCATCACCCTTCTACGCGACAAGGACGGCGACGGGACACCGGAACAGCGGACGGTTTTCCTCGAAGGGCTGAATTCACCCTTCGGCATGGCGCTGGTTGGCGATCAGTTCTATGTCGCCAATACCGATACGCTGCTGCGCTTTCCCTATAAAGAGGGCACCACTCGCATCGAAGCCGTAGGTGAAAAGGTCGTCGACCTGCCGGCCGGCCCGATCAATCACCACTGGACCAAGAACGTAATCGCCAACAAGGACGGGACGCGCCTGTATGTCACCAGCGGCTCGAACAGCAACGTCGCCGAGAACGGCATGGAAGCGGAGGTGAATCGAGCCGCAATATTGGAGATCGATCCCGAACAGGAGACGCTGCGCTTATTCGCCTCAGGGCTGCGCAACCCCAACGGGCTGGCGTGGCAGCCAGACAGCGGCGAACTCTGGACGACGGTAAACGAACGCGACCTGATCGGCAGCGATCTGGTGCCGGACTACATGACCTCGGTGCAGGATGGCGGCTTCTATGGCTGGCCTTACAGCTATTTTGGTCAACATGTCGACGAGCGGGTGGAGCCACCGCGACCGGATCTGGTGGCGAAGGCGTTGGTACCGGATTACGCGCTGGGCGCCCATACCGCTTCGCTTGGCCTGGCGTTTTATGAGGGATCGCGGCTACCCGAACGCTATCGCAACGGCGCATTCATTGGCCAGCACGGCTCCTGGAACCGCAAACCCCGCAGCGGCTACAAGGTCGTGTTCGTCCCCTTCCGGGCCGGCCAGCCGAGCGGCGAGGCCGAGGACATACTCACCGGCTTCGTCAGCAGTGATGAAGAAGCCATGGGCCGCCCCGTGGGCGTTGCCATCGACCGCACCGGCGCAATTCTGGTGGCCGACGATGTGGGGAACACCATCTGGCGAGTGACGCCCATCGGCCGTTGA
- a CDS encoding MgtC/SapB family protein: MEWWEVLGHTVASEFSDIPDLEHGIRVSIRLLLAIALGGVLGYEREYKGKAAGLRTHMLVALGAALFVLVPLEAGMPLEDLSRVMQGIITGIGFLGAGTILKGSSQQDVKGLTTAAGIWLTAAIGVATGLGHESTAVLTTGFALVVFLLMPKLEQHAAVSARRDRKQGRDGDQNP, translated from the coding sequence ATGGAATGGTGGGAGGTGCTGGGCCACACCGTTGCATCAGAGTTTTCCGACATCCCTGATCTGGAGCACGGCATTCGCGTGTCGATCCGACTGCTATTGGCCATCGCGCTTGGCGGCGTGCTCGGCTATGAACGGGAGTACAAAGGCAAAGCCGCTGGGCTGCGTACCCACATGCTGGTAGCCCTCGGCGCTGCACTGTTCGTCCTGGTGCCGCTGGAAGCCGGCATGCCGCTTGAGGATCTGTCGCGAGTGATGCAGGGCATCATCACCGGGATCGGTTTTCTTGGAGCCGGCACTATCCTCAAAGGCAGCTCGCAACAGGATGTCAAAGGCCTGACCACCGCCGCGGGCATCTGGCTGACCGCCGCCATTGGCGTCGCGACCGGCCTGGGCCATGAATCCACCGCGGTACTCACGACAGGCTTCGCACTGGTGGTGTTCTTGCTGATGCCGAAACTGGAACAGCATGCCGCTGTGAGTGCGCGGCGAGACCGAAAGCAGGGCCGTGACGGCGACCAGAACCCCTGA
- a CDS encoding DUF5924 family protein, giving the protein MLLKTRLSALFDLASRLIRRYPGTVALFGFCSGLASFVLVERHAGLAKVIAAIMLVSWLWLMLENSLRLGLERRFGWKVPPPLLRYITQMVHQESLFFIIPFFFITTTWNSGQAVFTVILGAAALISLVDPLYYKWLAPRRWVYLAFHALTLFAVLLTALPIIFHLSTPQSYLCSLVIAVLLALPSLRGLFPEWNWKSLVAVPLLALVVGLLGWMGRTWVPPATLWLNDVAVTMSIDDASRKPGNRLRQLTSSELHGNGLYAFTAINAPRGLKERIYHVWEHNGRRVERIPLEISGGREAGYRAWTHKRNFPQKAEGRWRVRVMTEAGQMIGMLRFEVTQ; this is encoded by the coding sequence ATGCTGTTGAAAACCCGCCTTTCGGCGCTCTTCGATCTGGCCTCGCGGCTGATCCGCCGCTATCCGGGCACCGTGGCGCTATTCGGGTTCTGCTCGGGCCTCGCCAGTTTTGTGCTGGTCGAGCGACATGCTGGGCTGGCAAAGGTCATCGCGGCGATCATGCTGGTCAGCTGGCTCTGGCTGATGCTGGAAAACAGCCTGAGGCTCGGCCTGGAGCGAAGATTCGGCTGGAAAGTGCCGCCTCCCCTGCTGCGCTACATCACCCAGATGGTTCACCAGGAAAGTCTGTTCTTTATCATCCCGTTCTTCTTTATCACCACCACCTGGAACAGTGGCCAGGCCGTGTTCACTGTCATATTGGGCGCCGCAGCGCTGATTTCCCTGGTCGATCCGCTGTACTACAAATGGCTGGCCCCGCGCCGCTGGGTCTACCTGGCGTTTCATGCGCTGACCTTGTTTGCCGTCCTGCTCACGGCGCTGCCGATCATTTTCCACCTGTCGACACCGCAGAGTTACCTCTGCTCGCTGGTTATCGCTGTGCTGCTGGCGTTACCCAGCCTCCGAGGTCTGTTTCCTGAGTGGAATTGGAAAAGCCTGGTTGCTGTTCCGTTATTGGCGCTCGTCGTCGGCCTTCTTGGCTGGATGGGCCGCACCTGGGTCCCGCCTGCAACGCTGTGGCTCAATGATGTCGCGGTGACGATGAGCATCGACGATGCGTCGCGAAAACCCGGCAATCGCCTGCGGCAGTTAACCAGTTCTGAACTGCATGGAAACGGTCTTTATGCATTCACGGCAATTAACGCGCCGCGGGGGTTGAAAGAACGCATCTATCACGTGTGGGAGCACAACGGCCGACGCGTTGAGCGTATCCCGCTGGAGATAAGCGGTGGGCGCGAAGCGGGTTATCGCGCGTGGACGCACAAGCGTAATTTTCCGCAGAAGGCTGAAGGTCGCTGGCGTGTGCGGGTGATGACCGAAGCCGGTCAGATGATCGGCATGCTGCGCTTCGAAGTCACCCAGTGA
- a CDS encoding thioesterase family protein, whose protein sequence is MGGLLRNALTLLLALLSRERKSPDQTLTAGFLVTPLDVGIAKLKSDRYLRLTEAAQIDFLARTGVFGRLVRLRYAFVNTSVLIRFSAPVTLFSWMRIESRVVYHDARVSYLEHVFLSGTTRCACVLVKMKFKQGHRTIDPAELFGNAGAPHKPAFLQAWDDTLAHTWP, encoded by the coding sequence GTGGGTGGTTTGCTGCGCAATGCATTGACGCTGCTTTTGGCGCTGTTGAGTCGCGAGCGCAAGTCGCCTGACCAGACGCTAACCGCCGGATTCCTGGTGACCCCACTGGATGTTGGCATTGCCAAGCTCAAGAGCGACCGCTACCTGCGCCTGACCGAAGCAGCACAAATCGATTTTCTCGCTCGAACCGGTGTGTTCGGCCGGCTGGTACGACTCAGGTATGCCTTCGTCAACACTTCAGTGTTGATCCGGTTTTCGGCACCGGTCACGCTCTTCAGCTGGATGAGGATCGAATCGCGGGTGGTTTATCACGATGCACGCGTCTCGTATCTCGAACATGTCTTTCTCAGCGGAACGACCCGCTGCGCCTGCGTCTTGGTAAAAATGAAATTCAAACAAGGGCACCGCACGATCGACCCCGCTGAGCTCTTCGGCAACGCGGGGGCGCCCCATAAGCCAGCGTTTTTGCAGGCATGGGACGACACGCTTGCCCACACCTGGCCATGA
- a CDS encoding DUF2726 domain-containing protein — MSAFLGLVLVAFICFVLVFFIKQRQYNHPALRMPYQLKRPFFEPSEGELLSMLQQAVGEDYLILCKVRVADVVEVTAIPRRAPWYQAVNRISAARFDFLLCDRQTLEPRCAVEMEQASDTNAFLDELCQTIELPLVRLTPETARAYGEVRTAIDQATSAVPAR; from the coding sequence ATGAGCGCATTTCTGGGGCTGGTTCTTGTAGCGTTCATTTGCTTCGTTTTGGTTTTTTTCATCAAGCAGCGGCAATACAACCACCCCGCCTTGCGCATGCCCTACCAGCTGAAGCGTCCTTTCTTTGAGCCAAGCGAAGGCGAACTGCTGTCGATGCTCCAGCAGGCAGTCGGCGAGGACTATCTGATCCTGTGCAAGGTGCGCGTGGCCGACGTGGTTGAAGTCACCGCGATACCCCGCCGTGCCCCGTGGTATCAGGCCGTCAATCGCATATCAGCGGCGCGTTTTGACTTTCTGCTATGCGATCGCCAAACGCTCGAGCCCCGCTGCGCCGTCGAGATGGAACAAGCCTCCGACACCAATGCGTTCCTCGATGAGCTTTGCCAAACCATCGAGTTGCCGCTGGTGCGGCTGACGCCAGAAACGGCCCGTGCCTATGGCGAAGTTCGTACCGCGATCGACCAGGCGACATCAGCCGTACCCGCTCGGTGA